From a region of the Scyliorhinus torazame isolate Kashiwa2021f chromosome 15, sScyTor2.1, whole genome shotgun sequence genome:
- the LOC140392018 gene encoding BTB/POZ domain-containing protein KCTD21-like — translation MDFSMSEPITLNVGGTLYTTSQKTLTRYPESMLGLMFTGIMTTSVDQRGNYFIDRDGKMFRYILNFLRTSHLDLPVNFQELDLLNREADFFQIQPLLEALQMVKPPVTEIKKNVMLNIIHNSKLHNVGSSTVKIVSVQVFSTSCALLKILSSKFYYVFNGENVSAGTNLEDLKFISLEWVESNGTRMERHYVMQNWKSLYVSPSHQGIRNLEMFVQQIIKIAVDGGFLLHSIPSVLSDPVILHFTQY, via the coding sequence ATGGATTTCAGCATGTCAGAACCAATAACGCTGAATGTAGGGGGAACGTTATACACCACTTCCCAAAAGACTTTAACTCGCTATCCAGAATCAATGCTTGGCTTAATGTTTACCGGAATAATGACCACCAGCGTGGATCAGCGAGGAAACTACTTCATAGACAGAGATGGAAAAATGTTTCGTTACATCCTGAATTTTCTTCGAACATCGCACTTGGACCTTCCAGTTAATTTCCAAGAGCTGGACCTTCTGAACAGAGAGGCTGATTTTTTCCAGATCCAACCTCTGCTGGAGGCTCTGCAGATGGTCAAGCCGCCAGTTACTGAAATTAAAAAAAATGTAATGCTTAACATCATTCATAACTCGAAGTTACATAACGTTGGGTCCTCCACTGTAAAAATTGTTAGCGTTCAGGTATTTTCCACATCCTGTGCCTTACTGAAAATCCTCAGTTCCAAATTTTACTATGTTTTCAATGGAGAAAATGTATCTGCAGGCACCAACCTGGAAGATCTGAAATTTATTTCGCTGGAATGGGTTGAAAGTAATGGAACTAGAATGGAAAGACATTATGTAATGCAGAATTGGAAAAGCCTCTATGTTTCACCAAGCCATCAGGGAATCCGAAATCTGGAAATGTTTGTTCAGCAAATCATAAAAATAGCAGTCGATGGTGGATTCCTTCTTCATTCCATTCCTTCTGTTTTATCCGATCCAGTGATTCTGCATTTCACTCAGTATTGA